In Archocentrus centrarchus isolate MPI-CPG fArcCen1 chromosome 22, fArcCen1, whole genome shotgun sequence, one DNA window encodes the following:
- the LOC115773022 gene encoding uncharacterized protein LOC115773022 — MCLAFSDICTATQQILRKIMHKNSIMHLLWIWLVLCVGSSLCVNEVEYVVNYEDSYDNEISQDQPEGESPTTPCHSDLSRWDKLFIALEDSHMRQNMLLESVEQCCGGMVSLKTQVEKLTKGMCQQCAPSLESTCRVQAEQASLRLQKGLVDLRDEEEERERRLNITLQMLLRSRQEDDAWLKRLEEIISSGPADSRMRHQPTPRPEGLGMKLFTSGLKEQEVTSPVDEASVESVLVAIATELQRIHRQLNKVIEQVGTLGKGRGDT; from the exons ATGTGTCTTGCATTTTCAGATATATGCACTGCAACCCAACAAATTTTAAGGAAAATCATGCATAAGAACTCCATCATGCATTTGTTGTGGATCTGGCTGGTGCTGTGTGTGGGTTCATCTCTGTGTGTAAATGAAGTTGAGTATGTCGTGAACTATGAAGACAGCTATGACAACGAGATCTCCCAGGACCAGCCGGAGG GGGAATCTCCAACCACACCATGCCATTCAGATTTATCCCGCTGGGATAAACTTTTTATTGCTCTGGAGGACTCCCACATGAGGCAAAATATGCTGCTGGAATCTGTGGAGCAGTGCTGTGGCGGAATGGTGTCTCTTAAGACCCAGGTGGAGAAGCTGACAAAGGGGATGTGTCAGCAGTGTGCACCCAGCTTGGAGTCGACATGCAGGGTACAAGCAGAGCAGGCAAGTCTTAGGCTGCAAAAGGGCTTGGTGGATCtcagagatgaggaggaagagagggaaagaAGATTAAACATAACCTTACAGATGCTCCTGCGTAGTAGACAAGAGGATGATGCTTGGCTGAAGAGGCTTGAAGAAATCATCTCATCTGGACCCGCTGACAGCAGGATGAGACACCAACCAACACCAAGACCTGAAGGTTTGGGAATGAAGCTCTTCACATCCGGCCTGAAGGAGCAGGAAGTGACCTCACCAGTGGACGAGGCCTCGGTGGAAAGTGTTCTGGTTGCCATAGCAACAGAGCTGCAGAGGATTCATAGGCAGCTGAACAAAGTGATAGAGCAGGTCGGCACATTGGGAAAGGGCAGAGGAGACACATAA